The region CCGGGCCGAAGTCCGCGACACCTTCCGGATTCCGAAGGTGGGCACGGTTGCCGGATGCTATGTCCAGGACGGCATCATCAAGCGCGACTCCGAAGTCCGGCTGCTGCGCGACAACGTGGTCGTCTTCAAGGGCAAGGTTTCCTCGCTGCGTCGCTTCAAGGAAGATGTCAGCGAAGTGCGCAATGGCCTGGAGTGCGGCATCTCGATTCAGAATTACGGCGACGTCAAGGTCGGGGACGTGATCGAGGCGTTCGCCACCGAACGCGTCGCCGCCGAACTGACGGCATAGTTTTGTATCGAGACCAGATCGGGTAGGGCACGAGTTTAGCCGTGCCACTCGCAGCCCTTGATGTTTTTCATTCCGAGGGGCTTTAGCCCCGAGGAATCTGCTTTTCAGGATCGTTACGCGACGGCCCGGTCCCGATCGCGGTCGCCACGAACCGTGATTGCATTTCTAACTCTCGAGCTTCGCATCGAAGCCGCGCACTCCCTCAAGGACAAGCGTCAGGTTGTGCGCAGTCTCAAGGACAGGCTGCGCGCCGGTTTCAATGTCGCGGTGGCAGAATTGGAGCAAAACGATCTTTGGCAGCGCGCCACCATCGGCGTGGTCAGCATCTCCAGCTCACGCGATTACCTCCGCGGCCTGCTGGAGAACGTGGAGCGCTCCGCCACAAGAATTGCCAATAACGCGGGAGCGGAAGTCACCGATTCTTTCATCGAATACTTCTAGCGGTCAGCCTTCGGCAACACGCTGAAAGTAAACGGCTGAATGCTGATAGCTGATGGCTGAAAGCTGCTTTATGGAAAGACGCAACGCCCAACATCACTATGACCGTCTCGGGGAAACCCTTCGCGAGGAAATCTCCGCCATGATCGAGGGCGAACTCACCGACCCGCGCATCGGCCTGGCCACCGTCACCGAGGTCAAGATGTCGCCCGACGGCAAGGCCGCGCACATTTCCGTCAGCGTCTCGGGGGACGACAAGGAAATTGAGCAGACGCTGCTCGGGCTTAACGCAGCCCGCAGTTACATTCGCCGCCAGCTTTTGGACCGTTTAAGGATTCGTCATGCGCCCGATTTGTTTTTTCATCTGGACAGGTCGCAACAGTACGAGACTAGAATTGACGAGCTACTGCGGCGCGTGAAGAAGCGGAGCCAATGACGCGCCGTGTGCGGAACAACCGGAAAGTCGCAATTTTCTCTTCAGAGAAGAGATGGGAGACACGCTCAACGCGATTCTGCAGGAAATCGGACGGCGGAACCGCTTTGTCCTCACCTCCCATGCGCGTCCCGACGGTGACGCGATCGGCTCCGTGCTCGCTTGCTGCGAAATCCTTAAGCGCATGGGCAAGCAGGCTGAGGTCGTGCTCAACGGCGCCGTCCCGCACATCTATCGGCCGCTTCCGTTCGCCGACGCGGTCATCAACGCGAAGAGCATCAACGGCCACTTCGAAGCCGCCATTGTCCTGGAGTGCGACAGCATCCAGCGCACTGCCTTACAGGGTCTGGAGACGCAGTTCCTGATCAACATTGACCACCACATTAGCGGAAGGCCGTTCGCGAACATCAACTGGATCGATCCCAGCGCCTGCGCCACCGCCGAGATGATCTACCGGCTGGCCCAGGAAGCCGGAGTTCCCATCTGTCCCAACGTCGCCACTTGCCTGTACACCGCTGTGCTCACCGATACCGGCGCGTTTTGCTTCGTCGGCACCAGCGAGCGGACATTCGTGCTGGCCCAGGAACTGGTGCGCGCCGGCGCCGATCCGGCCCGCATCGCGCAAAACGTTTATTTTTCCATGCCGACATCGAAGATGCGCCTGCTCGGGGCCGCCCTTTCCGGTCTGCACCGCGATTCCGACCTGGCATGGATGGCGGTGAATCGTGAGCAGATGGAGCGTTGCGGCGCCCGCGACGAAGACTGCGAAGGGCTGGTGAACTACGCGCTTGGAATTGAGGGCGTCGAGGTGGCGGTCTTCTTTCGTGAGCTGGCCGACCGGCGATGGCGGGTCAGCCTGCGCAGCAAAGGCGCAGTGGATGTTTCCAACGTCGCTTCACGCTTTGGCGGCGGCGGGCACTTTTGCGCCAGCGGCTGTGCCCTCGAAGGCCCCGTCTCGGTTGCCGCCGAACGCATTCTGGCACAACTGCGGCTGCAACGGAGAACGAGCGGTTCAGACACTAAACTAAGTCGAATTGACGAACAGACCTGATCTATTTCGTGCGCGTGCGGTACTCGTGCCTCTTTGCTAATAGCTGACAGCTGATAGTTGACAGCTAGTGGTTCTGCCCCGCCTCCGCCGTCTTTAGCTTCTGCAGATTCACCAGCAGCTCCTTCCAATCATCAGGCCGCCGCTTCGTGTCCAGAGGTGCACTGAGGTCACCATAGAATTGGAGGATGTTCGCCCGCAGGTCCGGAGTTAAATGGTCAAAATTTCGCGCTGCGAGCTTGTGCACCAGCATCGCGTATGCCCCATCGGTAAGGGAGTACTCGCCCGGCGTGGTCGGCTTGCCAGTGTCGAAATCGCGATTTTCCAGGTGCAGCTTGCCCGCTTGCGCATCCTTAAGAGCGGCGATCATGTGCTCCACGGTGTCACCCACGCTCTTCAGGTACAGGTTCTCGGTTTCCGGGGTGGGATCGGTGATCTTGGCCGCCCGGAGCCACCAGACTTTGGGCAGCAGCTTGACAAAGAACGCGACCAGGCGCGCGCCGAACCCGATGTGCTGGTAATTGCCGCCCCAGTCACGCTCGTACTGAGAGCGCGATAGGTAGTACAAGAATTTCTTCTTCGACAAAGTCGGATCTTCCTGCATCATGCGCTGTCGCCGCGTCACCAGGGCGGCCTTGGTCAAAGTCGGGATCGTTTTGCTAACCGCCCGCCGGTAGCTGCCAATGGTGCGGTCCTCATTGTTGAAGATGTCGGTCAGTTCGAGGCCGAACGTATCGACGAACGCGCGCTCCAGCAGCGGTTTTGCCACTTCAAAGCCGATGAAATCGTGATAAGCATCGGAGGTATAACGGTTCTTCGCCACCTGCACCACGTCAAAGCCGAACTCGGTCCGGATGTGCTCCTTGGGGTCCTCGGCATAGGTAACCAGGGAACCGTACTTTCGCTGTAGTTTGGGAAAGCGGATGGCGACCGCCTGGTTCACCGCCGGATGTCCCCACACGTCGGAGACGTAATGGCTGAGCGCTCCCAGGGCAAACGCGTACTCATCGATGTCCTGCGAGTCCTTGAGCAGGTACATGATGAAATCGCCGCTGCGGACGTAATGCGTGATGTCACTGAACTGCTTGTTGCCGAAAGGATAGTAGCCCATGTCCTGGATGAGGCAGCCGCCGTAGGCGTGGGCGTGCGCGCGCCGCAACTGTTCTTCGTTCGCCCCCGGAAAACGCTTGAGCAGCATGGGGCGGATATGGTCCAGCCACACCAGGTCCACGATCTGTTCGTGGGTGAGCACGGAGTAGGCATTGCTGATTCCAGTCGCAGCCAGCAGCAGAAACAATACTGACACGGCGCGAAAAAGGGGTTTACGCACGCGACCTCCCGAGTGAAACAGGCACTGGTACTTGGATGCGTTCTGGCGCGCTCGCAAATGCGTCCGGGAACCGATGCATGGTTAAAATGGTGGCAATGACCAGTGATGCAGGCGGCGAGCACCTCACCGAGGCGGGTGTCGTTGCTCCAGGACGCTCTCGAGGCCGTGCGTGGAGCGAAGTAGCGACGCTGGCAGGATTTTGCGCCTACCTTTTTTTCTACGGCTTGGGAAGCTTTGGGCTAGTCGGCGCCGACGAGCCGCGCTATGCCCAGATTGCACGCGAGATGCTCGCCCGCCACGACTGGATCACGCCCATGCTGAACGGCGTCCCGTGGCTGGAAAAGCCGGCGCTGTATTACTGGAGCGCCATCTTCTCCTTCAAACTTTTCGGGGTAAGCGACTGGGCGGCGCGCGTTCCTTCTGCCGCTTTCGCAACCGCAATGGTTGCGGTGATCTACGGATACATGCGGCGATTCCGGGATTCGGCACTCGATGCGGCGCTGATTGCGGCCTCGTTTGCAGCGGTAATCGGATTTGGCCGCGGGGCGTCTACCGACATGCCCTTGGCCGCGACCATGACAATCGGAATGCTGGCGTGGTTCGCCTGGTGGGAAACCGGGCACAGGCTTTGGCTGGCTGGTTTCTACGCGATGATCGCGCTGGGAACGCTGGCGAAAGGCCCAGTAGCGCCCGCGCTGTCAGGCGCAACCATCGTCCTTTTCGCGTTTCTGTGCGGCAGGTCGTGGCCCGAACACGCCTCGGAGACCCGCGCCACGGGTTTCCGGCTCATCGCGAAGACGCTGTGGATTCCCGGCGTGCTGCTGTTCTTCGCCATCGCATTGCCATGGTACTTCGCAGTGCAGCGGACGACGCACCAATTCTTCCAGGTATTCATTCTGCAACACAACCTGGAGCGCTTCGGGACCAACCTTTACCGCCACCAGCAGCCCTACTGGTATTACTTGCCGGTTTTTCTACTCGGCGTGTTGCCGTGGACGGTGTGCGTGATTGCGGCGATAGTAAACGCGCTGCGCCAGCTGCGTCGCGGCGCATATCCAGAGCTTGTCACGACGAGCGCAGCGAGGGATCCGGGGTTTCATTCCACCGGCCGCGAACGCGCCTGGCGCGTCTTCCTGCTGCTCTGGATTGCGGTTCCGCTCGCCGTGTTCACCATCTCGCGATCGAAGCTGCCGGGATACATTCTGCCGTCGATTCCCCCGAGCGCGCTGCTGGTGGCGGACTGGCTGAGGGCAAGGTCGCAGGAGCGCGCGTCTGCCTGGCTGCTGGCTGCGCACTCTGTGATCTGCGGGCTGCTGCTGGGCGGCACGTTGCTGGCGCCGTACTTCATCGTGCGGACGCATCCGCCGGCGCTGGCGATTACGATTGCCGGCATCGCGGCGGCCGTAATTGCGTTCGCCATGGTGCTGACGCTGCGTTGGCAAGTTTTGCGCGTCTTGCGCTTCGTGACCCTGGTTCCAGTGGTACTCGGGCTGGCATTCGTCCTGCGGTTGAGCGCGCCTCTCGTCGATCGAACACAATCGTCGCGACCAGTGGCCGAGGAATTGGCGCGCCTCGGTGCGAGCGGGCCGCAGCTCGCAGCCTTCAACATCACACGTGAGACGGAGTACGGGCTCGACTTCTACCGCAACCAGCCGGTGAAGCGTTATGAGCGCGGCGAGGTTCCAGCCGCCGACCACCTGCTGATTGCGCGCTCCGGCTCGGAGCCGCAACTGGACGCGTTTCTTGCGGGCCGCAGGCTATCGCACGTCGGCAGTTTCGCGGCGCAGAAGCTGGAAATCTACTGGGTTTCGGCAGGAACGGTGCATCATCATCATGACGAATGACCTTAGCCACCGAGGTCACACACCAGACGGACAAATTGTCCGTGTCCTCCGTGGCGAGATGCCCGATGAAAGTTCCCCATGACTGGAACGGTTCCCGGGTTTGCGCGATTCCAGCTACCCGTCTAGACTTCCACGTTGCGCAACCGCGGTGGATGCGGCTTGGAATAGCGAGCGTTACCGGATAGCAGTGTGGAGATCCTCGACCTCAGGCACTTTTCGTCAGCCGACCTTCGTCCGCTGCTGGATGAAGAAGCGAAGCTGTGGTCCAAGCTGCTGGCGTGGGACTACGGCAGTTCGACGGAGATGATCCTGCGCTACATCGACGCGCGCATCCTGCCGGGTTACGCCGCGCTGGAGAAGGGACGCATCTGTGGGTATTCGTTCTTCGTCTACGAGGGCAGCAAGGGAGTGATCGGTGACTTGTTTGTCGAGGGTGACAACGGTCGCTATAGCACGCCCTCGGAGCATCCGGTGGAAACGCGGCTGCTGGCGCATGTGATCGAGACGCTGCAGCAGTCGCCGGGAATTCATCGCATCGAGGCGCAACTGCTGATGCATCCGACGGGCGCGGTAGCGCGGCCCTTTCAGGAAGACGGTTTCCGCCGCCACCCGCGATTGTTCATGGTATTGCCGGTGGCCGCCAACGGAAAGAACGGGCAGGGCAAGCCGCCGGCCGCGCCCGGAGGCTTCGAGATCCGGCGCTGGAGCGAGCAGGATTACCAGTCGGCCGCAGCCGTCATCACGGCAGCGTACCGCGGTCACATCGATTCGGAGATCAACGACCAATACCGCACCGTGGCCGGCTCGCTGCGCTTCCTGAACAACATCGTGCGCTTTCCCGGCTGCGGGCAGTTCGATGCCGGTTCGTCGTTTGTCGCGTATCATCGCGCATCGCGCACGCCGGTGGGTTTGATCCTGTGCTCGCGGGTGAAAAACGACGTGGGCCACATCACGCAGGTGTGTGTGTTGCCGGAACATCGCGGCAAGGGAGTGGGCGAGGCGCTGCTGGCGGCGAACCTGCAGGACCTGAAACGTCGCCGTTTTTCCATGCTCTCGCTGACGGTAACGGAGGCCAATAAATCGGCGGTGGAACTCTATAAGCGGCTGGGGTACCACATCGAACGGGTCTTTGACGCCTTTGTTTGGGAAGGATGACCGAATGCCGAATTAGAATCGAAGAATTTCACTGCCCAATTCTGCGGTTCCGCAATTCTGCAATTCGTCAATGCCGCAACAGCCACATCGCCCAGCCGGCGGCGATCACGCCCGCAACAAACAAGCTGAAGCAGTAAGCGCCGTAGCGCACCATTTCGCGCGGCGTGTTGCGCTGGGTGATGCCGAACACGATCGAGGCAAAAACAGCGAACAGCAGGGCGGCGGAGAAATGGGACAGGTGCAGGGTCATTGCTTCTTCCCGATCGCGATGTGGTAAGCGTCCACCGCGCTGATGATGTTGAGCAGCCCGGCTACGATCAGGTACTTGGTGCCGTAATCGGCGGTGGCGCGGGCGATGTTGCCGGTGCCGTAATCGAGTCCCTTGCTGACGATGTAGAGCGATCCGGCGCCGACGTCGCCGATGAAGCCTAGCACGTCGAGGATGTCGCCCGTGTTCGGCGCGTAGAGCTTGCCTTCCATCAGCAGGCCGATCACGAACATGGCGAGCACCGAAACCATCAGCAGCAGACCGCGGATCCAGCGCTTTTGCAGCAGGTGCCCGGCGCCCGGAATGAGCCAGCCGAGTGCGGGCGCGACCACCGCCATCACCGTGTTGGGTTCGGCGACGGAGCCGGAGCGCTCGACATCGGGTTTGCTGGCGGCCATCAGATGATCACCAACTCGCGCTGGATTTTGCCGGTTACGTCGGCTTTGCCCTGGCGCACCATCACATTGACTTCGCTGCGCACGCCGAAATCGGGGAGATAAATTCCCGGTTCCACCGAAAAGCAGGTGTTGGGCAGGATCTGGCGCTCGTCGTGAATTTCCAGGTTATCCATGTTGGCGCCGTTGCCGTGGACCTCGGTGGCAATGGAGTGGCCGGTGCGATGGATGAAGTAGCGCCCGTAGCCGGCATTTTCAATCACGTCGCGCGTCGCCTTGTCCACTTCCCATCCGGCAATTTTCTGCCCCGCGGAAATTGCCGTCTTCACCTTCTCGACCCCGGCATCGCGCGCTTTCTTCACCACTTCGAACACCTCGCGCTGCTTGTCCGAGGCTGCCTTGCCGACAAAGCCCATCCAGGTGATGTCGTAATAGACAGCGCCGGGCTTGTTCTGCTTGGCCCAGACATCGAGCAGGACAAGGTCGCCTTCGCGAATCGCCGAATGATGCTCCGCCGACGGACCATAATGCGGATTGCTGGCGTTGGAGTTCACGGCCACGATGGGCAGGTCGTCGGTCACCAGATCCTCGCGCTGGAAACCCTCCGCGAAGAACTTCTGGATATCGAATTCGTTGGTGCCGCCGTTGCGCACGCGGCGCCCGATCTCCTGGAAGGCGGCGGCGGTAATGGCGTCGACCTTCTTGCCGGCGGCAAAGTGCGATTCGATCTGCTCGTCGGTGAAGGTCGCTTCGAAGCGCGAGACCAGGTCGGCGGAGCTGACAATGTTCTTGTCGAAGCTCCGCACCAGTTCCACCGTGCCGGCGTCCACGAGCGAGACGGTGAACACGATGTTATTAGGCGAGTACTGCATGGCGATAGTGCGGTACGGCGCCAGCATGGACTTCAGGTTTTCGAACAGTTCCTGCCAGCCGGAATACTCGCGCTTGGTGCCGGGCAGGGAATCGAGATGGCCGGCCTCAATGCGGTGAACCAGCTTGCGCGGTTCGCCCTGGGCCGGCACAACGTAATACCAGCGGCGCGTCACCATCAGGTGCTCGGGCAGGCCGAGGACGCGATACGCGATGCCGTCGCGATGGTGGTGGTCGTAAAAGAGCCACGCGTCGATCTTCTGCTCGCGCAGGGCGGCCTGAATGGCGGAGAGGTTCATGAGCGAATCTCCATTGTAGCGGACAGCGCGAAGTTTTCGCGAGTCGGCGAGGTGACGAAAGAGCCGGGCCCGCGAACACCGGCCGCGCGCAGCGCGATCACGATTTACCCGGCAAAAGTCGCTCGAGTTCTTGAATTGCCTGGTCGGAGGGGCGCAGGAGGCCGGCGGATTCCACGGCGCCGAGTTGGTGCTCGAAGGCCGGGACGAACGGCGGGCGGTGTTCAAACATCATGCGCTTGAGTGCTTCCAAATGCAGGGTGAGTTGGCGGATTTGTCTTTGCTGAGAGAGGAGGACTTGGTAGACCTGAGTTTCATTCATAGAATTCCTGATGAACCGGTGCGTACTTTGGTTTGGGACCGGTATTTATTGCTGTTACGGGCCGGCTGCTCCTTTAGCCAGCACCTTGGCTTTGATTTTCGGTTCCAGCGTCTCGCAGGCGGTACGCAGCACAAGCCGGGGCGAACGTGCACGCAGCTTCATCAGCAATTTGACCGCATGAGCGGGGTCGAACTTGGCATACTCGCGCAGCAGCCAGCCCAGCCCCTTCTGCACCATGTCATCCTCGTCCTCGAGGAGCATTTCGGAAAGGCGGGCAATCTCCTGGTGGAACATGCGCCGGCGGGCGCCGCGGATGAGGGCGACCGCGGAAGCGCGACGCCGCCAACGGTTGCGCGAGCGCGCCCATTGCAAGACGAAACGGGCACGCGCCGGCTGGTTGGCGATCATGGGACCGATCAAGTAATGGATCAGCGCATCGTGTTCCGCCCAACTGGACACACGATCCAGCCACTGATCGAAGAGGCGGAACTGTCGTGGACCGCAATCGGACACGGACTTTTCCAAAAGCATCACCGCCATGACTTTTTCTTCCAGCACGCGTCCACGATACAGCCGGTCGGCCACGGAGACCAGGTAGTCGAGCCCGTGCTCCTTCAAGAGCACGCGATGAAAGCGGTAGGCGACCCGGCGAAGCTCGGCGGTGTACCAGCCACGGGAGGCAACCTCCTCCTTGAAGAATCGTTGCACCTCTTCGGAATGGGGCGCGGAAGCTCCGTCCACGAGCACGCGGCGGATGTGGGCAGCCATGTACGAGGGCGACTTCACGCAAAGCATTATGCCAGACCATTTGCACGCGATTGGGCGCGGACAGTATCTGCTCGGACGCGCTTGCCGCAGACGCATATAGTAAGGACGTCACTTGGGTTGAATTCACGTCAGGAGTGCTCATGGTTTCTCGCCGTGAAGTGATGAGATTGGGCGCTGTGGCCGCGGGCGCGACGTTGTTGCCGGTGGAGCCTCGGGCGGACGAGACAACAACCCAACCCGCATCCATACAGGCGCTGAAGTCGATGAAAGACCAGGTTCGTCCGATCACGGCCGACGAGCGCCGGCTGCGCATTGAGCGCGCGCGGGCGCTGATGGCTGCAAACAAGCTTGACGCCATCTTCATGATCGGAGGCAGCTCGCTGGTTTATTTCGCCGGCGTGAGCTGGTGGAACAGCGAGCGGCTGGGAGCTTTGATCCTGCCGGCGAAGGGCGAACCCTTGTTTGTCGCCCCGGCGTTTGAGGAAGAAAGACTGCGCGAACAGCTTTCCAAAGGACCGTTCTCCGGCAAAACGACCGACGTCCGGACATGGCAAGAGGACGAAGATCCGTATCGGCTGGTGGCGCAGGGGCTCAGGGATCGTGGTCTTTCCTCGGGTACGCTGGGCATGGAGGAGCGGGTCACGTTCGTGTTCAGCAACGGCGTGGCGCAGGCAGTTCCGGCGCTGAAGATCGTAAGCGCGACGCCGGTCAGCGCCGGTTGCCGGATGGTGAAATCGGCGCACGAGCTGGAGCTGATGAAGGTGGCCAACCAGGCGACCTGGACGGTGTACCGCGCCGTTTACCAGGCGATGAAGCCGGGAATGACGCAGCATGACGTCGGCGCGCTGATCGCGGCCGCCTACGGCAGGATTGGGTTTCGCGGAGATGCCTTCGTCCAGGTGGGCGAGTACACCGCGCTGCCGCATGGCTCGATCACGCCGCAGGTAATCGGGGAAGGCACGCCCATCCTCATCGACGGCGGATGCAAGGTAGAAGGATACGAATCGGACATCACCCGCACCTGGGTGCTCGGCAAAGCCACCGACAAGCAGAAACGCGTGTTCGAGATCGTGCAGCGCGCTCAGCAGGCGGCGCTCGCGGCAGCCAAACCCGGCCTGGCTTGCGAGGCCGTGGACGCGGCCGCGCGCAGGCTGATTACCGGCGCCGGTTATGGTCCCGAGTACAAGTTCTTCACCCACCGCCTGGGACACGGCATCGGCCTGGATGGCCATGAGTGGCCGTACCTGGTGCGCGGCAACGCTCTGCCGATGGTTGCCGGCATGTCGTTCAGCGACGAGCCCGGCATCTACATTCGCGGTGAATTCGGCGTGCGGCTGGAGGACGACATGCACATCACGGAAAACGGGGCGGAGCTGTTTTCCACGCCGAGTCCTTCGATCGAGCGACCCTTTGGATAGACGGTCCGTTCTGTTCCGTTCCACCGGATTCCAAGGCGGGAAGCGCAAGTAACGGCGCTTTTGCCGCGAGTCTGCATTATCAAACTCATCACTACACTACTGACGAACCAACCACTTGCTTTGACCCATCGCTTCACGATGAGTATGATGTCCGGCGCTGAATTCCTCGTCCACGGGGACGATTGTTAGGTCCTGGACTCATTGCTGATCAAGGCTTCAAGGAGGAATTGGATATGGCGAAAAAGCGCACTGGGGGCGTTACCCGAAGAGATTTCCTGAAGACCACCGGCGCCGCGGCCATGGTCGCCGGAGCGGGCCCATATTTTCTGTTTCCGGAAAGAGCACAAGCGCAGCAGAAGACACTGAAAATCGCGCAGTGGAGCCATTTTGTTCCTGATTACGACAAGTGGTTTGACAACGAATACACCAAGGCGTGGGGACAGAAAAACAACACGAATGTGGTCGTGGACCACATCAATCTGAATGAGTTGCCGGCGCGCGCCGCCGCCGAAGTTTCCGCCAAGAAAGGGCACGACTTGTTCATGATGCTGTCGCCGCCGGCGAAATTTAAGGACCAGGTCATCGACATGTCCCATGTGTACCAGGAATGTGAGAAGAAGCACGGCAAGAAAATCGACCTGGCTCACAAATCCACCTACGATCCGAAGACCAAGAAGTATTTCGCCTTCACCGACTCCTATGTTCCCGATCCCGGGAATTGGTACAAGGAGTGGTGGGCGGAGGCAGGCTATCCCAACGGTCCCGATAGCTACGACGACCTCCGGGCTGGGGCGAAAAAAATCCGCGACAAGCGGGGGAATCCGTGCGGGCTGGGGCTTGCCCAGGAACTCGACACCAGCATGGCGATGCGCGCCATTCTGTGGTCCTTCGGCGGCGCCGAGCAGGACGAGCACGGCAATGTCACCATCAATTCCAAAGCGACTGTCGAAGCGGTGAAGTACATGAAGGCGCTCTACCAGGAATCGGAGACGCCGGAAGTCTTCACCTGGGATCCATCGTCCAACAATCGCGCCATGCTGGCCGGCAAGACGTCGTATGTGGCCAATGCCATCTCCATCACGCGCCAAGCCGAACGCGAGCACAACCCTATCTCCAGCCACATCATGATCTCCAAGGCGCTGAAGGGGCCAGCGAAGCGCCTGGCCTGTGAGCACGTGATGGACTGCTACGTGATCTGGAACTTCGCGGACAACAAGGACGGCGCACAAAAGTTCCTGATCGACTACATCGACAACTTCAAGACGGCTTTTGAAGCCAGCAAGTGGTACAACTTTCCCTGCTTCGCCTCGACCGTTCCCGATATCAAGAAGATCGTGCTGAACGATCCCGCAGCCGATCCGCCGGATAAATATAAGGTCCTGGCCGACGTGCTAGACTGGGCCACCAACG is a window of Terriglobales bacterium DNA encoding:
- a CDS encoding twin-arginine translocation signal domain-containing protein, with the translated sequence MAKKRTGGVTRRDFLKTTGAAAMVAGAGPYFLFPERAQAQQKTLKIAQWSHFVPDYDKWFDNEYTKAWGQKNNTNVVVDHINLNELPARAAAEVSAKKGHDLFMMLSPPAKFKDQVIDMSHVYQECEKKHGKKIDLAHKSTYDPKTKKYFAFTDSYVPDPGNWYKEWWAEAGYPNGPDSYDDLRAGAKKIRDKRGNPCGLGLAQELDTSMAMRAILWSFGGAEQDEHGNVTINSKATVEAVKYMKALYQESETPEVFTWDPSSNNRAMLAGKTSYVANAISITRQAEREHNPISSHIMISKALKGPAKRLACEHVMDCYVIWNFADNKDGAQKFLIDYIDNFKTAFEASKWYNFPCFASTVPDIKKIVLNDPAADPPDKYKVLADVLDWATNVGYPGYASAPIDEAYYSWIIPTMFAKAAKGDETPENAVKAAEQEYKRIFDRWK